In Devosia sp. XK-2, one DNA window encodes the following:
- a CDS encoding TIGR00282 family metallophosphoesterase, which produces MRFLFLGDVMGRSGRDAVAERLPGLVAEFGFDFVVVNGENASHGKGLIENHYQSLRDAGADIVTLGDHAFDQREALSYIEREPALLRPINYPPGTPGRGAMLVESRNGHRVLVVNALGRVFMPPIDDPFRAVDAAIADCPLGEVADAVIVDFHTEATSEIQAMGHFLDGRATLVVGTHTHIPTADYRVLKGGTGFMADAGMCGDFDSIIGTETDEPLNRFLTGIPGGRFTPAEGEATLCGVAVETDPATGLARRIGPLRLGGVLAQTVPEFLRS; this is translated from the coding sequence ATGAGATTTCTGTTTCTGGGCGATGTGATGGGGCGGTCCGGCCGGGATGCCGTGGCCGAGCGGCTGCCGGGGCTGGTGGCCGAATTCGGCTTCGATTTCGTTGTCGTCAATGGCGAAAACGCCAGCCATGGCAAAGGGCTGATCGAAAACCACTATCAGAGCCTGCGCGATGCCGGCGCCGATATCGTCACGCTGGGCGACCATGCTTTCGACCAGCGCGAGGCGCTGAGCTATATCGAGCGTGAGCCGGCGCTGCTGCGTCCCATCAATTACCCGCCCGGTACGCCGGGGCGCGGCGCCATGCTGGTGGAAAGCCGCAATGGGCATCGCGTGCTGGTGGTCAATGCCCTGGGCCGGGTCTTCATGCCGCCGATTGACGATCCGTTCCGGGCCGTGGATGCGGCCATTGCCGATTGTCCGCTGGGGGAGGTGGCCGATGCGGTGATCGTCGATTTCCACACCGAGGCCACATCGGAAATACAGGCCATGGGGCATTTTCTGGATGGGCGCGCAACGCTGGTGGTGGGTACCCATACCCATATCCCCACCGCCGATTATCGCGTGCTCAAAGGCGGCACGGGTTTTATGGCCGATGCGGGCATGTGTGGCGATTTCGACAGCATTATCGGCACGGAGACCGATGAGCCGCTCAATCGGTTTCTGACGGGCATTCCCGGAGGGCGCTTCACACCTGCCGAAGGCGAGGCGACGCTCTGCGGCGTGGCCGTGGAAACGGACCCGGCGACGGGCCTGGCGCGGCGGATCGGCCCATTGCGGCTTGGCGGCGTCCTGGCGCAGACCGTGCCGGAATTCCTGCGGAGCTGA
- the ruvC gene encoding crossover junction endodeoxyribonuclease RuvC produces MTRAVRIIGIDPGLRRCGWGIIEAVDNRLSYVAGGTLTPPIEGALADRLANLAEALGAVLDQHRPDEAAVEETFVNSGPRSALILGQARGVTLVVPALRGLVVAEYATNLVKKSVVGTGHAEKNQVALMVKTLLPAAVIKGADAADALAVAICHAHHRVSARRMGALA; encoded by the coding sequence ATGACGAGAGCTGTACGAATCATCGGAATCGATCCGGGGCTGCGGCGTTGCGGCTGGGGCATTATCGAGGCTGTGGACAACCGGCTGAGCTATGTGGCCGGTGGAACGCTGACCCCGCCGATCGAGGGTGCGCTGGCCGACCGGCTGGCGAACCTGGCCGAGGCGCTGGGCGCAGTGCTGGATCAGCACCGGCCCGATGAGGCGGCTGTGGAAGAAACTTTCGTCAATTCCGGTCCACGCTCGGCGCTGATCCTGGGCCAGGCGCGCGGGGTGACGCTGGTGGTACCGGCGCTGCGCGGGCTGGTGGTGGCCGAATATGCAACCAATCTGGTCAAGAAATCGGTGGTCGGCACCGGCCATGCCGAGAAGAACCAGGTGGCGCTGATGGTCAAGACGCTGCTGCCGGCGGCGGTGATCAAGGGCGCCGACGCAGCCGATGCGCTGGCGGTTGCCATCTGCCATGCGCATCATCGGGTTTCGGCGCGCCGCATGGGAGCTCTGGCATGA
- a CDS encoding GGDEF domain-containing protein: MGTLSCVLLSIAFTTVAFNDLRGDLAWRLLAGATALPILIGAPLFFFCSLRLRSLAIANMRLDRVARTDGLTACLNRSAFADRVGHWLQSASSSAIGALLMIDADNFKAINDLYGHDNGDHALTIIARAIRSVLRRGDFVGRMGGEEFAVFLPGVTEQQAQIVAERIRLSVAAAYFAPDGQVHPLSVSIGGAAFSRPASFAQLFRIADQHLYGAKRAGRNATALADIDDHPVIALRRSA; the protein is encoded by the coding sequence ATGGGCACGCTCTCATGCGTGCTGCTGTCCATCGCCTTCACCACGGTCGCCTTTAACGATTTGCGCGGCGATCTCGCCTGGCGTCTGCTGGCCGGCGCAACGGCTCTGCCGATCCTTATCGGAGCGCCGCTCTTTTTCTTTTGCAGCTTGCGTCTGCGCAGCCTGGCCATTGCCAATATGCGCCTGGATCGCGTCGCGCGCACCGATGGTCTGACTGCCTGTCTCAATCGTAGCGCCTTTGCCGACCGGGTCGGACATTGGCTGCAGAGCGCCAGTTCGTCCGCAATCGGCGCCCTGCTGATGATCGACGCGGATAATTTCAAGGCCATCAACGACCTTTACGGCCACGACAATGGCGATCATGCCCTGACCATCATCGCCCGCGCCATTCGCTCCGTCCTGCGCCGCGGCGACTTTGTGGGCCGCATGGGCGGGGAGGAATTTGCTGTCTTCCTGCCTGGGGTAACCGAGCAGCAGGCCCAGATTGTCGCCGAGCGCATCCGCCTGTCGGTCGCCGCCGCCTATTTCGCCCCCGACGGGCAGGTCCATCCCCTTTCCGTCAGCATTGGCGGCGCCGCCTTTTCACGGCCCGCCTCCTTTGCCCAGCTCTTCCGTATCGCCGACCAGCACCTCTATGGCGCCAAACGCGCCGGGCGCAACGCCACCGCCCTGGCCGATATCGACGATCACCCCGTCATCGCCCTCAGGCGCAGTGCATAA
- the tolQ gene encoding protein TolQ has product METMDAVGAVVPHADLSIWGLFWAADFVVKTVMLGLLGASIWCWAIIIDKTITYRRTQFEMNRFERTFWSGQSLEELYQQQAEKPSGGLGAVFVAAMKEWKRSHEQNAASFVGMQQRLDKVLDVAISRESEYLEKRLSFLATVGSAGPFIGLFGTVWGIMNAFTNIAASSDTNLAVVAGPIAEALFATAIGLVAAIPAVIAYNKLSSDAGKMIGRLEGFADEFSTILSRQLEARGR; this is encoded by the coding sequence ATGGAAACCATGGATGCAGTGGGCGCCGTCGTGCCACATGCTGACTTGTCCATTTGGGGGCTGTTCTGGGCCGCCGACTTCGTTGTCAAAACGGTGATGCTGGGCTTGCTGGGTGCCTCGATCTGGTGCTGGGCGATCATTATCGACAAGACCATTACCTATCGCCGGACCCAATTCGAGATGAACCGGTTCGAGCGGACCTTCTGGTCCGGTCAATCGCTGGAGGAGCTCTATCAGCAGCAGGCCGAGAAGCCGTCGGGCGGGCTGGGCGCCGTATTCGTTGCGGCAATGAAGGAGTGGAAACGCAGCCACGAGCAGAATGCGGCAAGCTTTGTGGGCATGCAGCAGCGGCTCGACAAGGTGCTCGACGTCGCTATTTCCCGGGAAAGCGAATATCTCGAAAAGCGGTTGAGCTTTCTGGCCACGGTGGGTTCGGCGGGGCCCTTTATCGGGCTGTTCGGCACCGTCTGGGGCATCATGAACGCCTTCACCAATATTGCCGCTTCGTCGGACACCAATCTGGCGGTGGTGGCCGGACCGATTGCCGAGGCGCTGTTTGCTACGGCCATTGGCCTTGTCGCCGCTATTCCGGCGGTGATTGCCTATAACAAGCTCAGCTCCGATGCCGGCAAGATGATCGGGCGGCTGGAAGGTTTTGCCGACGAGTTCTCGACCATTCTCAGCCGCCAGCTCGAAGCGCGGGGCCGCTGA
- a CDS encoding sodium:alanine symporter family protein: MLDPVINFLNDIFWGYVLIYGLLAVGLFFTVRLGFIQFVNFGEMFRAVLGSRQGDSAGISPFQALTISLASRVGTGNLAGVAVALYLGGPGAIFWMWMVALVGMATAYSESTLAQLYKTKNEDGQYRGGPAFYIAKGLKAPWAGAIFSVCLILAFGLVFNAVQANSIADAMQGAFGLDKLWVGVALAVLTGVVIFGGIRQIARVAEIIVPFMAVIYLLVALYVVAIHIGEVPGMLGHIVQSAFGLDAAGGGLAGALLNGVKRGLFSNEAGMGSAPNIAAVATPDPHHPSSQGFVQALGVFIDTILICTATALMILLSGVMVDGGELTGTPLTQAAMSVHIGGAGQYFIAIAILFFAFTSIIGNYSYAENAMTFLKVGNMPGLTVLRLGVLAMVVWGAYESVATVFNAADASMGLMATVNLIAIVMLSGTVAKLTKDYRAQRKAGKVPLFHAADYPELSGKIDQTIWNKHDPG; this comes from the coding sequence ATGCTCGATCCGGTCATCAATTTTCTCAACGACATCTTCTGGGGCTATGTGCTCATCTATGGGCTGCTGGCGGTGGGCTTGTTCTTCACCGTGCGGCTGGGATTCATCCAGTTCGTCAATTTCGGCGAAATGTTCCGGGCGGTGCTGGGCTCGCGCCAGGGTGACAGTGCGGGCATTTCGCCCTTCCAGGCCTTAACGATCAGTCTCGCCTCGCGGGTCGGCACGGGCAATCTCGCCGGTGTGGCCGTTGCGCTTTATCTGGGCGGCCCGGGCGCCATCTTCTGGATGTGGATGGTGGCGCTGGTGGGCATGGCGACGGCCTATTCGGAATCGACGCTGGCCCAGCTCTACAAGACCAAGAACGAGGACGGCCAATATCGTGGCGGCCCGGCCTTCTATATTGCCAAGGGCCTCAAGGCGCCGTGGGCCGGCGCCATTTTCTCCGTCTGCCTGATCCTGGCCTTTGGCCTGGTGTTCAACGCGGTGCAGGCCAATTCGATCGCCGACGCCATGCAAGGCGCTTTCGGCCTGGACAAACTCTGGGTCGGCGTGGCGCTGGCTGTGCTGACGGGTGTCGTGATTTTTGGCGGTATCCGGCAGATTGCCCGCGTGGCCGAGATCATCGTGCCCTTCATGGCGGTTATCTATCTGCTGGTGGCGCTCTATGTCGTGGCCATCCATATCGGTGAGGTGCCCGGCATGCTGGGCCATATCGTCCAGAGTGCCTTCGGGCTGGATGCGGCGGGCGGCGGGCTTGCCGGAGCGCTGCTCAACGGGGTCAAGCGCGGTCTGTTCTCCAACGAGGCGGGCATGGGATCGGCACCCAATATCGCGGCGGTGGCCACACCGGACCCGCATCATCCTTCATCGCAGGGTTTTGTGCAGGCGCTTGGCGTGTTCATCGATACCATCCTGATCTGCACCGCGACGGCATTGATGATCCTGCTCTCGGGCGTAATGGTCGATGGCGGCGAATTGACCGGTACGCCGCTGACGCAGGCGGCAATGAGCGTCCATATCGGCGGGGCCGGGCAATATTTCATTGCCATAGCCATCCTGTTTTTCGCCTTCACCTCGATCATCGGCAATTACTCCTATGCGGAAAACGCCATGACCTTCCTCAAGGTCGGCAATATGCCGGGGCTGACGGTGCTGCGGCTGGGCGTTCTGGCCATGGTGGTCTGGGGCGCCTATGAGAGCGTGGCGACGGTGTTCAACGCGGCCGATGCCTCGATGGGCCTGATGGCGACGGTCAACCTGATCGCCATCGTGATGCTGTCGGGCACGGTTGCCAAGCTGACCAAGGACTACCGGGCGCAGCGCAAGGCGGGGAAAGTGCCGCTCTTCCACGCGGCGGACTATCCCGAACTCAGCGGCAAGATCGACCAGACCATCTGGAACAAGCACGATCCGGGCTGA
- the tolR gene encoding protein TolR, giving the protein MGMGVASGGGGGRRRRRKSRAIMSEINVTPMVDVMLVLLIIFMVAAPMMTSGVPVDLPRTAANELPSQTRPITVSVSPDGAIFVDEAPVTEADLVTTMGTLATTEDRIYLRGDTTANYGTVMRVMGLLSAAGYTKIGLVTERER; this is encoded by the coding sequence ATGGGTATGGGTGTCGCATCGGGCGGAGGCGGCGGGCGACGCCGACGCCGCAAGAGCCGGGCCATTATGAGCGAAATCAACGTGACGCCGATGGTCGACGTCATGCTGGTGCTGCTCATCATCTTCATGGTGGCCGCACCGATGATGACATCGGGCGTGCCGGTGGACCTGCCGCGCACCGCGGCCAATGAATTGCCGAGCCAGACCAGGCCGATCACCGTTTCGGTTTCACCGGACGGGGCGATCTTTGTCGATGAAGCGCCCGTCACCGAGGCGGACCTCGTCACAACCATGGGCACATTGGCGACCACCGAGGACCGCATTTATCTGCGCGGCGATACGACGGCCAATTACGGCACGGTCATGCGGGTCATGGGCCTGCTTTCGGCGGCCGGCTATACCAAGATCGGGCTCGTGACCGAGCGCGAGAGATAG
- a CDS encoding YebC/PmpR family DNA-binding transcriptional regulator, giving the protein MAGHSHAKNIMHRKGKSDAIRSKIFSKLAREITVAAKMGQPDPAFNARLRLAVANARAQSMPKDNIDRAIKKASGADSENYDEIRYEGYGPGGVAVIVEALTDNRNRTASNVRSYFSKNGGALGETGSVGFMFDRVGEITYPASVGSEDKVMEAAIEAGADDVESDEDGHYIYTTFETMAEVSAALEAVLGEAESVKAIWKPQNQTPIDAEKGATLMKLINTLEEDDDVQNVYSNFDMSEEDAAKLEG; this is encoded by the coding sequence ATGGCTGGCCATTCCCACGCCAAAAACATCATGCACCGCAAGGGCAAGTCGGACGCGATCCGTTCGAAAATCTTCTCCAAGCTGGCCCGCGAAATCACCGTGGCGGCCAAGATGGGCCAGCCCGACCCGGCCTTTAATGCCCGCCTGCGCCTGGCCGTGGCCAATGCCCGCGCCCAATCCATGCCCAAGGACAATATCGACCGCGCCATCAAGAAGGCATCGGGCGCCGATAGCGAGAACTATGATGAGATCCGCTATGAAGGCTATGGCCCGGGGGGCGTGGCCGTTATCGTTGAAGCGCTGACCGACAATCGCAATCGCACTGCCTCGAATGTGCGGTCCTATTTTTCCAAGAATGGTGGCGCGCTGGGTGAAACCGGCTCGGTCGGCTTCATGTTCGACCGCGTTGGCGAGATCACCTATCCGGCCTCGGTGGGCTCGGAAGACAAGGTGATGGAAGCGGCCATCGAGGCTGGCGCCGACGATGTCGAGAGCGACGAGGACGGCCACTATATCTACACCACATTCGAGACCATGGCCGAAGTGTCGGCGGCGCTCGAGGCGGTGCTGGGGGAAGCTGAATCGGTCAAGGCGATCTGGAAGCCACAGAACCAGACACCCATCGACGCCGAAAAAGGCGCGACGCTGATGAAGCTTATCAATACGCTCGAGGAAGACGATGACGTGCAGAACGTCTATTCGAACTTCGACATGAGCGAGGAAGACGCCGCCAAGCTGGAGGGCTGA
- a CDS encoding DUF4164 family protein yields the protein MSETELEEGLVAANARFDRVLARLTTSVRDLNGRLQRQQRMEVDTQRLVHERARLATELDKTAARAKRLDDSAHEVSRRLVEAMETVRSVLQKAET from the coding sequence ATGAGTGAGACGGAGCTTGAAGAGGGGCTGGTGGCGGCCAATGCCCGGTTCGACCGGGTGCTGGCGCGCTTGACGACGAGTGTGCGCGACCTCAATGGCCGGCTTCAGCGTCAACAGCGCATGGAAGTGGATACCCAGCGCCTCGTGCATGAGCGGGCGCGGCTGGCGACCGAGCTGGATAAGACGGCGGCCCGGGCCAAGCGGCTGGATGACAGCGCCCATGAAGTCTCGCGCCGGCTGGTCGAGGCGATGGAGACCGTGCGTTCGGTGCTGCAGAAAGCGGAGACTTAG
- the ybgC gene encoding tol-pal system-associated acyl-CoA thioesterase, giving the protein MSAHAINIRIYYEDTDFSGNVYHAAYLKFFERARTEFLRDLDVHHSELAGQGLAFAVRAMTLDFQAAARIDDVLTVTTDVVEVTGARLVLDQTISREDRVVTKAQVTVVAIKMGGGATRLPAYLRARLRPGA; this is encoded by the coding sequence ATGAGTGCACATGCGATCAACATCCGGATCTATTACGAAGACACCGATTTTTCGGGCAATGTCTATCACGCGGCCTATCTCAAATTCTTTGAACGTGCGCGCACCGAGTTCCTGCGTGACCTCGATGTTCATCATTCCGAACTTGCCGGGCAGGGGCTGGCTTTTGCCGTCAGGGCGATGACGCTGGACTTTCAGGCGGCGGCGCGGATCGACGATGTCTTGACCGTGACCACCGATGTGGTCGAGGTCACCGGGGCCCGTCTGGTGCTGGACCAGACAATTTCGCGTGAAGACCGGGTCGTCACCAAGGCCCAGGTAACGGTCGTGGCGATCAAAATGGGCGGTGGGGCGACCCGGTTGCCGGCCTATTTGCGGGCGCGTCTCAGGCCCGGCGCATGA
- the ruvA gene encoding Holliday junction branch migration protein RuvA — MIGKLKGLVDSFGDDHALIDCGGVCYEVFCSGRTLQALPRVGEPAVVFVETVVREDFIKLYGFANEAEKSWFLLLTSVQGVGARVALAILSVLSPSELSSAVALQDKAMIGRANGVGPKLALRVVTELKGKVPAIGTIDAGTLGLQTALGEGVASSNVSDAVSALTNLGYSSAQASSALARVVAKEGEDTPTEKLIRLGLRELSV, encoded by the coding sequence ATGATCGGCAAGCTCAAGGGGCTGGTGGACAGTTTCGGCGATGATCATGCGCTGATCGATTGCGGCGGCGTTTGCTACGAGGTGTTCTGTTCGGGGCGGACGCTGCAGGCGCTGCCGCGGGTGGGCGAGCCGGCGGTGGTCTTCGTCGAGACCGTGGTGCGCGAGGATTTCATCAAGCTCTATGGCTTTGCCAATGAGGCGGAAAAGAGCTGGTTCCTGCTGCTGACCAGCGTGCAGGGGGTTGGCGCGAGAGTGGCGCTGGCGATCCTGTCGGTGCTGTCGCCGTCGGAACTCTCGAGTGCGGTGGCCCTGCAGGACAAGGCGATGATCGGCCGTGCCAATGGCGTGGGGCCGAAGCTGGCTTTGCGCGTGGTTACCGAACTCAAAGGCAAGGTGCCGGCCATTGGGACTATTGATGCGGGAACGCTGGGCCTGCAGACGGCGCTGGGCGAGGGTGTCGCCAGCTCCAATGTCAGCGATGCGGTTTCGGCGCTCACCAATCTGGGTTATTCGAGCGCTCAGGCATCGTCTGCCCTGGCCCGCGTCGTGGCCAAGGAAGGCGAGGACACGCCGACCGAGAAGCTGATCCGGCTGGGACTTAGGGAATTGAGCGTTTGA
- a CDS encoding DNA-directed RNA polymerase subunit alpha C-terminal domain-containing protein: MNGVDDRIVEVVKLSRPAQRALAAAGIETFADLATWAKADVAGLHGVGPKSFTELDPAMAARGLDYRAP; this comes from the coding sequence ATGAACGGGGTTGATGATCGCATTGTCGAGGTGGTGAAGCTGAGCCGTCCGGCACAGCGGGCCCTGGCGGCCGCGGGCATCGAGACATTTGCCGATCTGGCGACCTGGGCGAAAGCGGATGTGGCGGGCCTGCACGGGGTCGGGCCGAAATCCTTCACCGAACTGGACCCGGCCATGGCTGCGCGCGGGCTGGACTACAGGGCGCCATGA
- a CDS encoding AAA family ATPase produces MLIVLNGYPGVGKLTIGQELAARVAGRLLDIHTVYNVAFALTEFRSPAFVATVEKVEAIAHDLIRDLPADVPVIITTVLAGDSEWGTAEWRRIEALGRDRAPLYVVHLHCDLDENMRRIQAEGRGAKRKPRDGEMARRNHAEAKSLLGADAPHLLRLDVTRLMSDEAAVSIMDWIAEKA; encoded by the coding sequence ATGCTCATTGTACTCAATGGCTATCCGGGTGTGGGCAAGCTCACCATCGGGCAAGAGCTGGCCGCACGCGTCGCGGGTCGTCTTCTCGATATCCACACGGTCTATAACGTCGCCTTTGCCCTGACGGAGTTCAGGTCGCCCGCTTTTGTGGCGACGGTCGAGAAAGTCGAGGCCATCGCGCACGATCTCATTCGCGACCTGCCGGCCGATGTTCCGGTGATCATTACCACCGTTTTGGCGGGTGACAGCGAATGGGGCACCGCCGAGTGGCGCCGGATCGAGGCTCTCGGGCGAGATCGTGCCCCGCTTTATGTCGTGCACCTGCATTGTGACCTCGATGAGAATATGCGCCGCATTCAAGCGGAAGGGCGGGGCGCCAAACGAAAGCCCAGGGATGGGGAAATGGCGCGCCGAAACCATGCCGAGGCAAAGTCATTGCTGGGCGCCGATGCGCCGCATCTGCTACGTCTCGACGTGACGAGGCTTATGTCGGATGAAGCGGCGGTCAGCATAATGGACTGGATTGCCGAGAAGGCCTGA
- the zapA gene encoding cell division protein ZapA: protein MPEVNVEINGRKYRMACEEGQQGHLIGLAERFNTQVEGLKGAVGEIGDNRLTVMAGIAVLDELSEAERKIKALEAQIGELTQAGQEIAAELENTEARFAQKLVEAAKALEGVADSLDAAAPLP from the coding sequence GTGCCCGAGGTCAATGTCGAGATCAATGGCCGCAAATATCGCATGGCCTGTGAAGAGGGGCAGCAGGGTCATCTGATCGGGCTGGCGGAGCGCTTCAACACTCAGGTCGAGGGGCTCAAGGGCGCGGTGGGCGAGATCGGCGACAATCGCCTGACCGTCATGGCCGGCATTGCGGTGCTGGACGAATTGTCCGAGGCGGAGCGCAAGATCAAGGCGCTGGAAGCCCAGATCGGCGAATTGACCCAGGCAGGGCAAGAGATTGCGGCCGAACTGGAAAATACCGAAGCGCGGTTTGCCCAGAAGCTTGTTGAAGCGGCCAAAGCGCTTGAGGGCGTGGCCGATAGTCTGGACGCGGCAGCGCCATTGCCCTGA
- the ruvB gene encoding Holliday junction branch migration DNA helicase RuvB: MTDLTSASSGRDDNLDVSLRPSGFADFVGQADARANLEVFIEAAKKRGAALDHVLFVGPPGLGKTTLAQIIAKELGVGFRATSGPVIAKAGDLAALLTNLEERDVLFIDEIHRLNPAIEEVLYPAMEDFQLDLIIGEGPAARSVRIDLAKFTLVGATTRAGLLTTPLRDRFGIPVRLNFYTPEELVQIVTRGARLLGMAMAPDGAMEIARRSRGTPRIAGRLLRRVIDFAMVDGASEVNRAIADKALLRLDVDARGLDQLDRRYLNTIADFYNGGPVGIETIAAALSEPRDAIEEIVEPYLLQQGFIQRTPRGRMLTAIAFQHLNKVVPQGFVGLQSSLFEEDGE, encoded by the coding sequence TTGACCGATCTGACTTCTGCATCAAGCGGCCGGGACGATAATCTCGATGTTTCGCTGCGGCCTTCCGGTTTTGCCGATTTCGTCGGGCAGGCCGATGCGCGGGCCAATCTGGAAGTGTTCATCGAGGCGGCCAAGAAGCGTGGCGCGGCGCTGGACCATGTGCTGTTCGTGGGGCCGCCGGGGCTGGGCAAGACGACATTGGCGCAGATTATAGCCAAGGAACTGGGCGTGGGTTTTCGCGCCACTTCTGGCCCGGTGATTGCCAAGGCCGGGGACCTGGCGGCGCTGTTGACCAATCTCGAAGAGCGCGATGTGCTCTTTATCGATGAAATTCACCGGCTTAACCCGGCTATCGAGGAAGTGCTCTATCCGGCGATGGAGGACTTTCAGCTTGACCTGATCATCGGCGAGGGTCCGGCGGCGCGGTCAGTGCGGATTGACCTGGCCAAGTTCACATTGGTTGGTGCGACAACCCGCGCGGGCCTTTTGACGACGCCGCTGCGCGATCGCTTCGGCATTCCGGTGCGGCTCAATTTCTATACGCCCGAGGAACTGGTGCAGATCGTGACGCGGGGGGCGCGGCTGCTGGGCATGGCCATGGCGCCCGATGGGGCGATGGAGATTGCGCGCCGCTCTCGGGGGACGCCGCGCATTGCCGGGCGGCTTTTGCGCCGGGTGATCGATTTTGCCATGGTGGACGGCGCCAGCGAGGTCAATCGGGCCATTGCCGACAAGGCGCTGTTGCGGCTCGATGTGGATGCGCGGGGACTCGATCAGCTCGACCGGCGCTATCTCAACACCATTGCTGATTTCTATAATGGCGGGCCGGTGGGTATCGAGACCATTGCGGCGGCCCTGAGCGAGCCGCGCGATGCCATCGAGGAAATCGTCGAACCCTATCTGCTGCAGCAGGGGTTCATTCAGCGCACGCCGCGCGGACGCATGTTGACCGCGATTGCGTTCCAGCACCTCAACAAGGTCGTGCCGCAGGGCTTTGTAGGCCTGCAATCGAGCCTGTTCGAGGAGGACGGGGAATGA
- a CDS encoding NUDIX domain-containing protein, whose amino-acid sequence MSARHVISFPIEGQRFNFRVAGVIIVDGHVLVCREDDDGYTMLPGGRIELGEPSGLSLEREMEEELAMPANIGPMIATSESFYRREDEDFHELGFFYEVNLPGQAPNGASPWLQRPDEGHILSFYWVPLERGELERFNLLPRWLPDFLRNLPDAQVHIAHDERGPA is encoded by the coding sequence ATGAGCGCGCGGCATGTGATCAGTTTTCCCATCGAGGGGCAGCGTTTCAACTTCCGTGTAGCCGGGGTCATCATCGTGGATGGGCATGTGCTGGTCTGCCGCGAGGATGATGACGGCTATACCATGCTGCCAGGCGGGCGGATCGAATTGGGGGAGCCCAGTGGCCTGAGCCTTGAGCGGGAGATGGAAGAGGAGCTGGCGATGCCAGCAAATATCGGTCCCATGATCGCCACCTCGGAGAGCTTTTATCGTCGCGAGGACGAGGATTTCCACGAGCTGGGCTTTTTCTATGAGGTCAACCTGCCGGGACAGGCGCCCAATGGGGCGTCGCCCTGGCTGCAACGTCCCGATGAAGGTCATATCCTGTCCTTCTATTGGGTGCCTCTGGAGCGGGGCGAGCTGGAGCGTTTCAATCTTCTGCCGCGCTGGCTGCCGGATTTCCTGCGCAATTTGCCTGACGCGCAGGTCCATATCGCCCATGACGAGCGCGGCCCGGCATGA
- a CDS encoding 5-formyltetrahydrofolate cyclo-ligase, which translates to MADQALEEAKAALRAEAHAIRAALSQENRMEGAKAAAANFFESVAYAPEDVIAGYWRIRDELDCQPILVRLMDSGQKVVLPVVQGQDEPLDMRIWEADAPLYEAGFGTLAPSDLAPRAVPDVVLMPLLGFDNQGTRLGYGGGYYDRTLAVLPKKPLLVGLAFAAQELAHIPRDAHDVPLDVIVTEQGVRFFGSRG; encoded by the coding sequence ATGGCGGACCAGGCATTGGAAGAGGCAAAGGCCGCATTGCGGGCCGAGGCGCATGCCATAAGGGCCGCCCTTTCTCAAGAGAATCGTATGGAAGGCGCCAAGGCCGCCGCTGCAAATTTCTTTGAATCGGTGGCCTATGCGCCCGAGGATGTGATCGCGGGTTATTGGCGCATACGCGATGAGCTGGATTGCCAGCCCATATTGGTGCGGCTCATGGATAGCGGACAAAAGGTGGTGCTGCCGGTCGTGCAGGGCCAAGATGAGCCGCTCGACATGCGCATCTGGGAAGCCGACGCGCCGCTTTACGAGGCCGGCTTCGGCACCCTGGCGCCATCGGACCTGGCCCCGCGCGCTGTTCCCGATGTGGTGCTCATGCCGCTGCTGGGCTTTGATAACCAGGGCACGCGGCTGGGCTATGGCGGCGGCTATTATGACCGCACACTGGCTGTGTTGCCTAAAAAGCCCCTGCTTGTCGGCCTGGCCTTTGCCGCGCAGGAACTGGCCCATATTCCGCGTGATGCCCATGATGTGCCCCTGGATGTAATTGTCACCGAGCAGGGTGTCCGCTTCTTTGGTTCGCGCGGATGA